The following are encoded together in the Pedobacter steynii genome:
- a CDS encoding MFS transporter — MNKNLSKWFSLGIVSTAIFLTVIDLFIVNVALPAIKNGVKGSDADMQFIIVMYIIGYAAFLITGGKAGEYYGKKKIFLIGISVFTIASCICGFSQTATQLNVARFIQGISGAFMVPQGLAFIPELFPVPEERVKAFGIYGSIAGVASVIGQFLGGFLPDAHFILDGWRLIFLINLPVGIIAVILGARYLQESKHRNPEKFDVIGALLLMVTLIVFIYPLIQGREAGWPTWSIIMLGLSLLLIFAFSYYQRFCLKSGRPLLMSMNVFKYRDFNIGLCAALFYYMVQDSYFLINTIQLQMGLGVNSTTTGMYFVCQGVGYVVASLIFTRLVARHGKYISIAGVTIMIIGLLLHLLIFNTQGINPISTLVVLFTYGMGCGTVLPALMTMALKNIPAGMVGASSGIYLTLQQISVALGVAIVGGVFFSHLGTESNTKSYIAAYQVATTVNIGFLFIVGVVLFFLPDDKK, encoded by the coding sequence ATGAATAAAAATCTATCGAAGTGGTTTTCATTAGGCATAGTATCGACCGCTATATTCTTAACCGTCATTGACCTGTTTATCGTAAATGTGGCGCTTCCTGCAATAAAAAATGGCGTTAAGGGATCAGATGCTGATATGCAGTTTATCATTGTGATGTACATCATCGGATATGCTGCTTTTTTGATCACCGGAGGAAAGGCTGGCGAGTACTACGGAAAGAAAAAGATTTTCTTGATCGGGATCTCTGTTTTCACGATTGCATCTTGTATCTGTGGTTTTTCGCAAACAGCAACACAGCTCAACGTAGCCAGGTTTATTCAGGGAATTAGCGGGGCCTTTATGGTTCCGCAGGGATTGGCGTTTATCCCTGAGCTGTTTCCGGTTCCGGAAGAACGGGTAAAGGCTTTTGGCATTTATGGCAGCATTGCCGGTGTGGCCTCGGTAATCGGGCAATTTTTGGGAGGTTTTCTTCCTGATGCCCATTTTATTCTGGATGGCTGGCGTTTGATTTTCCTGATCAACCTCCCTGTAGGTATTATAGCGGTGATCCTGGGTGCCCGTTATTTACAGGAATCAAAACACCGGAATCCGGAAAAATTTGATGTAATAGGCGCCCTATTGTTAATGGTTACCCTGATTGTCTTCATCTATCCGCTCATTCAGGGAAGAGAAGCCGGCTGGCCAACATGGAGCATCATCATGCTGGGGTTATCCCTCCTGCTGATATTTGCTTTCAGCTATTACCAGCGCTTTTGTCTGAAGTCTGGCAGACCGCTGCTGATGAGCATGAATGTCTTTAAATACAGGGACTTTAACATCGGACTCTGCGCAGCCTTGTTTTACTATATGGTACAGGACTCTTATTTTCTAATCAACACCATTCAATTACAAATGGGGCTGGGTGTTAACTCAACAACTACCGGAATGTATTTTGTCTGTCAGGGTGTAGGATATGTAGTCGCTTCCTTAATTTTCACCCGTCTTGTGGCCAGGCATGGAAAATACATTTCCATAGCAGGCGTAACTATCATGATCATTGGCCTGTTGTTACACCTCCTGATATTCAACACCCAGGGGATTAATCCTATCAGTACGCTGGTAGTCCTGTTTACATATGGCATGGGTTGCGGAACAGTGCTGCCTGCATTAATGACTATGGCACTCAAAAACATCCCTGCGGGGATGGTCGGTGCATCTTCCGGGATTTACTTAACCTTACAGCAGATTTCCGTTGCCTTGGGGGTCGCAATTGTGGGTGGTGTTTTCTTCAGCCACCTGGGAACCGAATCAAACACAAAGTCGTACATAGCCGCTTATCAGGTCGCCACGACAGTTAATATCGGCTTTCTTTTTATAGTTGGAGTCGTTCTCTTTTTTCTGCCTGATGATAAAAAATAA
- a CDS encoding SusC/RagA family TonB-linked outer membrane protein: MLRKFTTHLFFCLLMLSVSAKSWAQTSEITGIVKDETGQPLLGASILLLNAKTNEKKGIMVNSEGKFSIKGLSANVPYSISASFIGYVTKTIDNYVLKAGEQATLLIQLNPASTSLTDVVIVGYGSQKKKDVTTSIASIKASDLENQPINNAAEAMVGKMAGVQVSQGSGSPGAPLAIKVRGVGTITAGSNPLYVIDGVPISNDNINTLNTNDIASIEVLKDASSAAIYGSRGSNGVVLITTKQGKNGVSTINVNSYTGWQSLAHKIEMMDAYQYAQMVLDSRNNSYTDAMESINRKNIALGKPVVSFSTNDNNGLRLFNTANNTNTVMPLEVLPYLQGQQGLTNTDWQNEIFRTAPIQNHSISAAGGSELLKYYGSLEYFNQDGIILNSGFKRYSGRLNLEGKKGVVRYGVNFSPSVINEKRVNANGAYSSNGGGIVASALHYSPIFPVYNADGSYNFDQNSWSPGTITTLPNNTTATGNGETQAWNPVALAMLQKDDVAATRMTGSAFLEAEVLKDLKYKIQLGIDLFSSSEDIFRPSIIPQANTAGNPMSDATGSSRTIKETNWLLEQTLNYAKTIGDHNINALVGWSTQKDDLSGNYAFASKGFISDQVEFIKAGIVTNGTATRTQWALASGIARLQYSYKGKYLFTGSVRADGSSKFGKNNKWGYFPSASVGWRLSEEEFLKKSETISDLKLRASYGLTGNFNIPNYAAQGAMNNYGYVFGGATPGVINGAAPITQPNDDLQWEKTAQLNLGFDAAFFKNKLTLSVDVYNSNTNNLLLDVPVPISTGFATELKNIGKVNNKGIDINLGTQQQFGGVKWTASANFSKNKNKVVELGPGNADIIKTGSVANAYFITRVGEPIGSYYLPVVLGVFKNQAEVDAYPHYTDTQGNYDLNTSKPGDFKFKDVDGDGVIDLTKDREIVGNYLPKFTYGFATSAEYKGVDLNVSMQGIHGNKILNLSRRYFANKEGNMNNMVSSLDRWVSESNPGSGQDVRANRAAKGSNGTTSTWHIENGSYLRIRNIALGYTLPADLVKKIALTKVRLYVSMQNPFTFTKYTGYNPEVTNRADATTNGEDYGVYPTAKTTSIGINITL; the protein is encoded by the coding sequence ATGCTTAGAAAATTTACTACACATTTGTTCTTTTGCCTGCTGATGTTATCAGTCTCGGCAAAGTCCTGGGCTCAGACATCGGAGATCACAGGGATTGTAAAAGATGAGACCGGGCAGCCTTTACTGGGAGCCTCCATACTTTTACTGAATGCTAAAACCAATGAAAAGAAGGGGATCATGGTAAACTCAGAAGGGAAATTTTCAATAAAAGGCCTTTCTGCAAATGTACCTTACAGCATCAGCGCCTCATTTATTGGTTATGTTACAAAAACGATTGACAATTATGTACTCAAAGCTGGTGAACAGGCCACCTTACTGATCCAGCTCAATCCTGCTTCCACCTCATTAACAGATGTGGTTATCGTGGGATATGGAAGTCAGAAGAAGAAAGATGTAACTACTTCCATCGCCAGTATCAAAGCCTCAGATCTGGAAAACCAACCCATTAACAATGCGGCTGAAGCGATGGTCGGGAAAATGGCCGGCGTACAGGTTTCCCAGGGATCAGGGAGCCCTGGAGCTCCACTGGCAATCAAAGTTCGTGGGGTAGGTACCATTACTGCCGGTTCAAATCCGCTGTATGTAATTGATGGTGTACCCATCTCAAATGACAACATCAATACCTTAAATACAAATGACATTGCCTCCATTGAAGTATTAAAGGATGCATCATCCGCGGCAATTTATGGCTCAAGGGGTTCCAATGGGGTAGTGTTGATCACCACAAAGCAGGGAAAAAATGGCGTATCAACCATCAATGTGAACAGCTATACCGGCTGGCAGTCTCTGGCACATAAAATTGAGATGATGGATGCCTACCAGTATGCACAAATGGTTTTAGATTCCCGGAATAACTCCTATACCGACGCAATGGAATCTATCAACAGAAAGAATATAGCTTTAGGCAAGCCTGTGGTTAGCTTTAGTACAAATGACAACAACGGCCTCCGTTTGTTTAATACCGCCAACAACACCAATACCGTAATGCCACTGGAGGTTTTACCATATTTACAAGGTCAGCAGGGTTTAACCAATACCGACTGGCAGAACGAAATCTTTAGAACAGCACCAATACAAAACCATTCCATTTCCGCTGCCGGTGGAAGCGAGCTGTTAAAATATTACGGTTCACTCGAATATTTTAACCAGGATGGGATCATTTTAAATAGTGGATTCAAACGCTATAGCGGCAGGTTAAACCTGGAAGGAAAAAAGGGAGTAGTCAGGTATGGCGTTAATTTCAGCCCCTCTGTGATCAATGAAAAAAGAGTAAATGCCAATGGCGCTTATAGTTCTAACGGAGGCGGTATTGTTGCGTCGGCCCTGCATTATTCGCCTATTTTTCCGGTATACAATGCTGATGGAAGCTATAATTTTGACCAGAACTCCTGGAGCCCTGGCACCATCACCACCCTACCTAATAATACAACAGCAACGGGAAATGGAGAAACACAGGCCTGGAACCCGGTGGCCCTGGCCATGCTTCAAAAAGATGATGTGGCTGCCACCAGAATGACCGGTAGTGCCTTTCTGGAAGCAGAAGTGCTAAAGGATTTAAAATATAAGATTCAACTGGGTATTGATCTGTTTAGCAGCTCAGAAGATATTTTCAGGCCATCTATCATCCCTCAAGCCAATACTGCAGGGAATCCAATGTCTGACGCCACCGGATCTTCCCGAACCATAAAAGAAACCAACTGGTTGTTGGAACAAACCTTAAACTATGCGAAAACAATTGGCGATCACAACATCAATGCATTGGTAGGCTGGTCGACTCAAAAAGACGATTTAAGCGGTAATTATGCCTTTGCTTCTAAAGGGTTTATCAGTGATCAGGTAGAGTTTATAAAAGCTGGTATAGTGACCAACGGAACAGCCACCAGAACACAATGGGCCCTGGCTTCAGGTATTGCGAGATTACAATACAGCTATAAAGGAAAATACTTATTTACCGGTTCAGTAAGGGCGGATGGTTCTTCTAAATTTGGAAAAAACAACAAATGGGGATATTTCCCTTCTGCATCCGTTGGCTGGAGATTATCTGAAGAAGAGTTTCTAAAAAAATCAGAAACGATATCTGATTTGAAGTTAAGAGCCAGTTATGGTTTAACGGGTAACTTTAACATTCCTAATTATGCAGCTCAGGGTGCTATGAATAATTATGGTTATGTATTTGGTGGGGCAACTCCCGGCGTGATTAACGGCGCTGCTCCAATTACTCAGCCAAATGATGACCTGCAATGGGAAAAAACAGCACAGCTAAATCTCGGCTTTGATGCGGCTTTTTTCAAAAATAAGCTCACCCTATCTGTTGATGTTTATAACAGTAACACCAATAACCTTTTATTAGACGTACCGGTACCCATTTCTACAGGCTTTGCTACTGAATTGAAAAACATTGGTAAAGTTAACAACAAGGGGATCGATATTAACTTAGGGACACAACAACAATTTGGCGGCGTGAAATGGACCGCAAGTGCAAACTTCTCTAAAAACAAAAATAAAGTGGTAGAGTTGGGTCCTGGTAATGCCGATATCATCAAAACAGGCTCCGTGGCAAATGCTTATTTTATCACTAGAGTAGGCGAACCTATAGGCTCCTATTATTTGCCGGTCGTGTTAGGTGTGTTTAAAAATCAGGCCGAAGTAGATGCATATCCTCATTATACCGACACACAGGGTAACTATGACCTCAATACTTCTAAACCAGGTGATTTTAAGTTTAAAGATGTGGACGGCGATGGGGTCATTGACCTGACAAAAGACCGTGAAATTGTAGGCAACTACCTGCCTAAATTCACTTACGGCTTCGCTACTTCTGCAGAATACAAAGGGGTAGATTTAAATGTGTCCATGCAGGGCATACATGGCAATAAGATCCTTAACCTTTCCCGCAGATATTTTGCCAATAAGGAAGGAAATATGAACAACATGGTGAGCTCCCTGGACCGCTGGGTTTCAGAAAGCAATCCCGGTAGCGGACAGGATGTAAGGGCAAACCGCGCAGCTAAAGGAAGCAACGGCACCACCTCTACCTGGCATATTGAAAACGGATCGTATTTGCGCATCCGTAACATCGCTTTAGGCTATACACTGCCTGCAGACCTGGTTAAAAAGATAGCCTTAACGAAAGTCAGACTATATGTATCCATGCAGAACCCTTTCACTTTTACCAAATACACAGGGTATAATCCAGAGGTGACGAACCGGGCTGATGCCACTACAAACGGCGAAGATTATGGCGTATATCCAACAGCGAAAACAACATCAATAGGCATTAACATCACTTTATAA
- a CDS encoding YdcF family protein: MRSFFFLICGCLCAINVWAQNTTSPVQDKNYHLLTLIQQDQAVKKLIQNDPVLSAFLKSKSAKITDALKNCNSDIACFSAAFKFSEDEIITVSKQLSSLFKENTPLNTMLKKQLIPSGSYSLYGHLEPVEILRKAWEQDAKAINYTIGVYVEGAKPNYPKIDSIGFNVKDKSYPELVSTNASLSLNTKNNLFFEPSMQFALIALEINERNEAADYEPMINTVNKASLSAIKKTDFGAYKYSLILAPGEGPEEQDTELSAGGMLRCRLAAEQYHKGVAPFIMVSGGRVHPYKTKYSEAYEMKKFLMNALQIPESSIIMEPHARHTTTNMRNAARIMFRYGMPMEKAALTVTIKSQSKYIRDVLLNRCIKELGYEPYRMGKRLSDTALEFYPNAMSLQVDFDEPLDP; encoded by the coding sequence ATGAGATCTTTTTTCTTTTTAATCTGTGGTTGCCTCTGTGCGATAAATGTATGGGCACAAAACACGACTAGTCCTGTTCAGGATAAGAACTACCATCTGCTAACCCTGATACAGCAGGATCAGGCGGTGAAAAAGCTGATCCAGAATGATCCGGTGTTGAGCGCTTTCCTTAAATCCAAATCTGCAAAAATAACAGATGCCCTTAAAAATTGTAATAGCGACATCGCTTGCTTCAGTGCTGCTTTTAAATTCAGTGAAGATGAAATTATAACGGTAAGTAAGCAATTAAGCTCTCTTTTTAAGGAGAATACTCCATTAAATACGATGCTGAAGAAGCAACTCATTCCTTCGGGTAGTTATAGCTTGTATGGCCATTTGGAACCGGTAGAAATATTGCGTAAAGCATGGGAGCAAGACGCAAAAGCTATTAATTATACCATTGGGGTATATGTGGAGGGGGCAAAACCTAATTACCCCAAAATTGACTCGATAGGATTTAATGTGAAAGATAAAAGTTATCCGGAGTTGGTGAGTACGAACGCTTCCTTAAGTCTGAACACAAAAAATAACCTGTTCTTTGAACCCTCCATGCAATTCGCATTAATTGCATTGGAAATTAATGAGCGGAACGAAGCAGCAGATTACGAACCGATGATAAATACCGTAAACAAAGCAAGTCTTTCTGCCATCAAAAAAACCGACTTTGGCGCCTACAAATACAGCCTGATATTGGCACCAGGAGAAGGGCCGGAAGAACAGGACACCGAATTAAGTGCCGGTGGAATGTTGCGTTGCAGACTTGCCGCTGAACAATATCACAAGGGAGTTGCACCATTTATTATGGTTTCGGGTGGCCGGGTACATCCCTATAAAACCAAATACAGCGAGGCATACGAAATGAAAAAATTTCTGATGAATGCGTTACAAATTCCGGAAAGCTCAATCATTATGGAGCCTCATGCAAGACACACCACTACCAATATGCGGAATGCGGCCAGGATCATGTTCAGATATGGTATGCCAATGGAAAAAGCTGCACTTACGGTAACCATAAAATCGCAAAGCAAGTATATCAGAGATGTTTTGCTTAACCGCTGTATAAAAGAACTTGGTTATGAGCCATACCGGATGGGAAAACGTCTGTCTGATACCGCATTGGAATTTTATCCGAATGCGATGTCCCTTCAGGTCGATTTTGATGAACCCTTGGATCCATAA
- a CDS encoding winged helix-turn-helix transcriptional regulator: MQDSTNSDNEAVTNAKNPGNFENDFPLTGVFKVIGGKWKMTLVKAIAAQCPKRFGELRREMENVTQGTLTLQLKELERDKIISREAFAESPPRVEYKLTEIGKTLIPVLDVLEEWWENYGSKGSSKST; encoded by the coding sequence ATGCAGGATAGTACCAATAGTGATAATGAAGCGGTTACAAACGCGAAAAATCCGGGGAATTTTGAAAATGACTTCCCGTTGACAGGCGTGTTTAAGGTAATTGGTGGTAAATGGAAAATGACCCTGGTAAAAGCTATTGCAGCACAATGTCCTAAACGATTTGGAGAATTGAGACGCGAAATGGAAAATGTAACTCAAGGTACATTGACACTTCAATTGAAGGAATTAGAGCGCGACAAGATCATCAGCCGGGAGGCTTTTGCAGAGTCCCCTCCAAGGGTAGAGTACAAACTGACCGAGATTGGGAAGACCTTGATCCCAGTCCTTGATGTGCTGGAAGAATGGTGGGAGAATTATGGATCCAAGGGTTCATCAAAATCGACCTGA
- a CDS encoding transglutaminase domain-containing protein — protein MKISIPIALFLLVFTAEQSIAQNFYKNEPLILAEKEQAAILTGKNWQENRWRISPQIAHDTLKLKLYSSMEDVGFRTDKDSIKFKIKVGETKSFYVKMGAVEPAHTIFAAEPFIWDIISYGKERRRKDIRIFYEQANHSYFDSLRRLYPLDQVLIKERTDMDKVLSIMNWTHHQWKHDGNKSPKKNDAISILEEVKEGGRFPCFAYSIVLRDQLTAHGYQARVVYIKTKDLETRKGSPGHVVTEVFLKDLKKWVFLDGQFNVMPTLGGKPLNGAEFQHALSKNYDQVVLSSKDMVDKKEYTDFVYDYLYYFDTALDNRILPVKERYTVDGKKSLMLVPTGAAHPTKIGFWNSVIDYCLYTSSLNDFYAAPK, from the coding sequence ATGAAGATATCGATCCCGATTGCCTTGTTTTTGCTTGTTTTTACTGCTGAGCAGTCCATCGCTCAAAATTTTTATAAAAATGAGCCACTTATTCTCGCGGAAAAAGAACAGGCAGCCATTCTTACAGGAAAAAACTGGCAGGAAAACCGTTGGAGGATATCGCCTCAGATCGCACATGATACTTTGAAACTGAAACTGTATTCTTCAATGGAGGATGTTGGCTTCAGGACTGACAAGGATAGCATCAAGTTTAAAATCAAGGTGGGGGAAACGAAATCTTTTTATGTGAAGATGGGAGCTGTTGAGCCGGCCCATACCATATTTGCCGCTGAGCCCTTTATCTGGGATATCATCTCTTATGGTAAGGAAAGAAGAAGAAAAGATATCCGCATATTTTACGAACAGGCTAACCATTCTTATTTTGATTCTTTACGCCGCTTGTATCCTTTGGATCAGGTGCTGATAAAGGAACGTACAGATATGGATAAAGTTCTTTCTATAATGAACTGGACACATCACCAATGGAAACATGATGGGAATAAAAGCCCTAAGAAAAATGATGCGATATCTATTCTGGAGGAAGTAAAGGAGGGAGGGCGTTTTCCTTGTTTTGCTTATTCGATCGTTTTACGCGATCAATTGACAGCTCATGGTTATCAGGCGAGAGTGGTTTATATCAAAACAAAAGATTTAGAAACCAGGAAAGGTTCTCCAGGTCATGTGGTCACTGAGGTCTTTTTAAAAGATCTGAAAAAATGGGTGTTTTTAGATGGGCAATTTAACGTAATGCCTACTTTAGGTGGTAAACCATTAAATGGGGCTGAGTTCCAGCATGCCTTAAGCAAAAATTATGATCAGGTGGTACTTTCAAGTAAAGATATGGTCGATAAAAAGGAGTACACGGATTTTGTATATGATTATTTATATTATTTTGATACCGCGTTGGATAACCGGATTTTGCCGGTAAAGGAGCGGTATACAGTTGATGGTAAAAAATCTTTAATGCTGGTTCCAACAGGAGCTGCCCATCCTACTAAAATAGGTTTCTGGAATTCTGTAATCGACTATTGCTTGTATACTTCTTCATTGAACGATTTTTACGCTGCTCCAAAATAA
- a CDS encoding class I SAM-dependent methyltransferase: MKINERFIWALTTLNHKPTDHLLEIGCGSGILAELIAARLTTGKITAIDQSAAAIRMAVKRNERFINSGHSDFIQENFAKTKLSLQHYDKVLSFNLNVFWKDPRKELQLIRDYLVPDSGLFYLFHQAPYDISIAAADPLKVMLNQHSFEIVNVIFGKLHPLSAICIIAKPLSWQSH, from the coding sequence ATGAAGATCAACGAAAGATTTATCTGGGCATTGACAACACTTAACCATAAGCCAACAGACCATCTGCTGGAAATTGGTTGCGGATCCGGGATTTTAGCAGAGCTGATTGCTGCCCGGCTAACAACGGGAAAAATTACAGCCATTGATCAATCAGCTGCAGCCATCAGAATGGCGGTAAAACGCAATGAAAGGTTCATAAATTCCGGTCATTCTGACTTCATTCAGGAGAATTTTGCAAAGACAAAATTGTCTCTTCAACACTACGATAAAGTACTCTCGTTTAACCTGAATGTATTTTGGAAAGATCCCCGGAAAGAACTTCAGCTGATCCGGGATTACCTGGTTCCGGACAGCGGCCTGTTTTACCTGTTTCACCAGGCACCTTATGACATCAGCATAGCCGCAGCCGACCCACTAAAGGTAATGCTGAATCAGCATTCCTTTGAGATTGTCAATGTTATATTTGGAAAATTGCATCCTCTATCGGCAATTTGCATAATCGCTAAGCCACTATCCTGGCAAAGCCATTAA
- a CDS encoding RagB/SusD family nutrient uptake outer membrane protein translates to MKKYIIPILTCGLMITATSCKKFLDLKPLDSYTENTFYVDEKGLQGGLISCYDALQSDSLYGNNLLTLAELRGDNLIDNDPGSGAGVRNQIEVFSETSANSILAGTWMGHYRAIYRSNIILDRAPAISMNENTKNQIIGQAKFIRALSYFNLTRIWGDVPLVLKVQKTEEARQNSRATSAQIYQQVIDDLTDAASKLPLSWADAQRGRATSYAATGLLGKVYLYQKKFSLAASTLQPLVSAIYNGTVLATVPQNLTFPTNLKTSKDVIFAVQYLSGGIREFVHQDNRYRNNNNTNIINIPQTLFESSDNRKALVAITGTGGRPGKFNAPQVNNETSADFPVLRCADVLLMYAEALNEAAYGNTEAFKALNAVRSNASASEQTPAILTSQSEFRTAVYLERRLELALEADRWFDIVRTNQMGVIFPGIPAFRSVYPVPQVEIDNINNKNGWQNSGYN, encoded by the coding sequence ATGAAAAAATATATCATACCAATCCTTACTTGTGGTTTAATGATAACAGCCACATCCTGCAAGAAATTCCTGGACTTAAAGCCGCTGGATTCCTATACAGAAAACACATTTTACGTGGATGAAAAAGGACTCCAGGGAGGCCTGATCAGCTGCTATGATGCTTTGCAATCTGATAGTCTTTATGGAAATAATTTATTGACATTGGCTGAGCTTCGTGGCGATAACCTGATCGACAATGATCCCGGCTCCGGGGCTGGTGTCCGCAATCAGATTGAAGTATTTTCCGAAACTTCCGCCAACAGCATCCTTGCCGGCACCTGGATGGGACATTACAGGGCCATCTACCGCAGCAATATTATTTTAGACCGCGCCCCGGCAATCAGCATGAACGAGAACACTAAAAATCAGATTATCGGGCAGGCAAAATTTATAAGGGCTTTGAGCTATTTTAACCTGACCCGCATTTGGGGCGATGTTCCATTAGTACTTAAAGTTCAAAAAACAGAGGAAGCCAGGCAAAACAGTCGTGCCACATCTGCACAGATTTATCAGCAGGTGATTGACGACTTAACCGATGCGGCATCAAAACTTCCACTAAGCTGGGCAGATGCTCAGCGGGGCAGGGCAACCAGTTATGCGGCTACCGGACTATTGGGCAAAGTTTATCTTTACCAAAAGAAATTTAGCCTGGCAGCTTCTACTTTGCAGCCCCTTGTATCGGCAATATACAACGGGACTGTATTGGCTACCGTACCACAAAACCTCACCTTCCCTACTAACCTGAAAACAAGTAAAGATGTTATTTTTGCTGTTCAATACTTATCAGGCGGGATCAGAGAGTTTGTTCATCAGGACAACCGCTATAGAAATAACAACAATACAAACATCATCAATATCCCTCAAACCCTGTTTGAAAGCAGCGATAACCGCAAAGCTTTGGTTGCCATAACCGGAACCGGCGGCAGACCGGGCAAATTTAATGCACCTCAGGTAAACAACGAAACCAGTGCCGACTTTCCGGTTCTCCGCTGTGCAGATGTTTTGTTGATGTATGCGGAAGCACTAAATGAGGCTGCCTATGGAAATACAGAAGCATTTAAAGCGCTGAATGCCGTACGTTCAAATGCCAGTGCTTCAGAACAAACTCCGGCAATATTGACCTCGCAAAGCGAATTCAGGACCGCTGTATATCTGGAAAGACGGTTGGAACTGGCCCTGGAAGCCGACCGTTGGTTTGATATTGTAAGAACAAACCAAATGGGTGTTATTTTCCCTGGGATTCCAGCTTTCAGAAGCGTCTACCCTGTTCCTCAGGTTGAAATTGACAACATTAATAATAAAAATGGCTGGCAGAATTCCGGCTATAACTAA
- the ahcY gene encoding adenosylhomocysteinase: MSSVETTYVPYKVKDISLAEWGRKEIGLAEAEMPGLMSLREEFGPSKPLKGARIAGCLHMTIQTAVLIETLVELGAEVTWSSCNIFSTQDHAAAAIAAAGIQVYAWKGLNEVDFDWCIEQTLHFGPERQPLNMILDDGGDLTNMVFDKYPELIAAIKGLSEETTTGVHRLYERMKNGTLHLPAINVNDSVTKSKFDNKYGCRESLVDAIRRATDVMMAGKVAVVAGYGDVGKGSAESLSSQGVRVIVSEIDPICALQAAMEGYEVKKFATAVKEADIVVTTTGNCDIVRAEHFKAMKDKTIVCNIGHFDNEIDVAWLNKNYGDTKIEIKPQVDKYTIDGKDIILLAEGRLVNLGCATGHPSFVMSNSFTNQTLAQLELWTNTDKYENKVYVLPKYLDEKVARLHLAKIGVELDVLDQHQADYIGVPVEGPFKPEAYRY, from the coding sequence ATGTCATCAGTAGAGACAACTTACGTTCCTTATAAAGTTAAGGACATTTCACTGGCAGAATGGGGTCGTAAAGAGATTGGATTAGCAGAGGCAGAGATGCCGGGACTAATGTCATTACGCGAAGAATTCGGTCCTTCAAAACCATTAAAAGGTGCGCGCATCGCAGGATGTCTGCACATGACTATCCAGACTGCAGTTTTAATTGAGACTTTAGTTGAACTGGGTGCAGAAGTAACCTGGTCATCATGTAATATCTTTTCTACTCAGGATCACGCTGCGGCTGCAATTGCTGCTGCAGGTATTCAGGTATATGCATGGAAAGGTCTGAATGAGGTAGATTTCGACTGGTGTATTGAGCAGACTTTACATTTTGGTCCGGAGCGTCAGCCATTAAATATGATCTTAGACGATGGTGGTGATTTAACCAACATGGTATTCGATAAATATCCAGAGCTGATTGCTGCTATCAAAGGGTTATCTGAAGAAACAACTACGGGTGTTCACCGTCTGTATGAGCGCATGAAAAATGGCACTTTACATTTACCTGCGATCAATGTTAACGATTCAGTTACCAAATCTAAATTCGATAATAAATACGGATGCCGTGAGTCATTGGTTGATGCGATCCGTCGTGCAACTGATGTAATGATGGCTGGTAAAGTTGCTGTTGTTGCGGGTTATGGTGATGTGGGTAAAGGTTCTGCAGAATCATTAAGCTCACAAGGTGTACGTGTAATTGTATCTGAAATTGACCCGATCTGTGCATTACAAGCAGCAATGGAAGGATATGAAGTGAAAAAATTCGCTACTGCCGTTAAAGAAGCTGACATCGTAGTTACTACTACCGGAAACTGTGATATCGTTCGTGCAGAGCATTTCAAAGCGATGAAAGACAAAACCATCGTTTGTAACATTGGTCACTTCGATAATGAAATCGACGTTGCCTGGTTAAACAAAAACTATGGTGATACTAAAATAGAAATCAAACCTCAGGTTGATAAATACACTATTGACGGTAAAGACATCATTTTATTAGCTGAAGGTCGTTTAGTAAACTTAGGTTGCGCTACAGGTCACCCAAGCTTTGTAATGTCTAACTCTTTCACCAATCAGACTTTAGCTCAGTTGGAACTTTGGACAAATACAGATAAATATGAGAACAAAGTTTATGTTCTTCCTAAATATCTTGATGAAAAAGTAGCCCGTTTACACCTGGCAAAAATCGGTGTTGAACTGGATGTTTTAGATCAGCATCAGGCAGACTATATCGGTGTTCCTGTTGAAGGTCCATTTAAACCGGAAGCTTACAGATACTAG